From a single Syntrophorhabdales bacterium genomic region:
- a CDS encoding ABC transporter permease, translating to MNSQHLSRIFFPAAGIVLVVGIWQLYVTQFSVSTVVLPGPSLVVHSMVNQYKLLLSEGWVTFKECLYGFLLAMALGIPIAVALTSSQILNLTFYPLIVATQSIPKVAVAPIILVWLGTGLESKLAVAFLVAFFPVVVDTAAGLRSTPEELLDLARALRASRLQIFMKIQFPAALPFVFSGAKVAVTLAVIGGVIGEFVGSTEGLGNLLMVANSQINSPLAWASLVALSVLGILLFGAVALAERLLMPWVKENRHG from the coding sequence ATGAACAGTCAGCATCTTTCGAGGATTTTCTTCCCCGCCGCGGGCATCGTCCTGGTAGTAGGAATCTGGCAGTTGTACGTAACGCAGTTCTCAGTTTCTACAGTGGTGCTGCCGGGGCCGTCTCTCGTGGTTCATTCAATGGTAAACCAGTATAAACTGCTATTGTCGGAGGGCTGGGTTACCTTCAAGGAATGTCTTTACGGTTTTCTGCTTGCCATGGCGCTCGGGATTCCAATCGCCGTGGCGCTGACAAGCTCTCAGATTCTGAACCTCACCTTCTATCCGCTTATCGTCGCCACCCAGTCTATACCCAAGGTCGCTGTGGCACCCATCATACTTGTCTGGCTCGGAACAGGGTTAGAGTCGAAACTGGCAGTTGCCTTCCTGGTTGCGTTCTTCCCGGTCGTTGTGGACACGGCTGCAGGGTTACGGTCGACACCGGAAGAATTGCTCGATCTCGCCCGCGCTCTTCGCGCATCAAGACTTCAGATCTTCATGAAGATCCAGTTTCCCGCTGCGCTGCCTTTCGTATTTTCAGGCGCCAAAGTCGCTGTGACGCTGGCCGTGATAGGAGGCGTCATAGGGGAATTCGTGGGATCTACCGAGGGCCTCGGGAATCTGCTCATGGTAGCAAACTCCCAGATAAACAGCCCGCTGGCGTGGGCATCGCTGGTTGCGCTGAGCGTACTGGGTATTCTTCTCTTCGGGGCAGTGGCCCTTGCCGAACGACTCCTGATGCCATGGGTCAAAGAAAACCGTCACGGCTAG